Sequence from the Chelonoidis abingdonii isolate Lonesome George chromosome 1, CheloAbing_2.0, whole genome shotgun sequence genome:
cagcgtctggggtttgtctgccccgttttgttgCAGTTCACCCCTAGATATTCGAGCTGCTCCCACGGCACACTGTCAGCAGCCCCCTACGTCAATCGGCCCGCCCAGCCCCGCCAACTTCTCCTCACTTCCGCGGCCCCCGCGCTCACCTAGCGCGGAAGCTCGTCCTCATGGGGTCTCACATTCTATCTTGCCACTGCCGTACATGCTGGAGGGGCGACGCACAGCCTTCATGCCGGAATGTGCCCGCTCTGGCAGACTTGACAGGCGGCGCTTCAACTGTCGTCGGGCGAAGGGACATACCGGCAGGCCTGGAGGGCCGTGGTGGGCGGAAGGGcatgccctttttcccctgtTGGCGTGCCCATGAGAGGCAGGAATGGAGAGCAGCGAAGTCGCCTCCGCCCGGCGGTACCACTCGAGCTCGTAGGTGGCGTTCTTGTTGTCCAGGCACTTGCGAACCTCAGCCCGGCCGCCAATCAGGCGCCGTAACCTGGCCTGCAGCTGGCGGCTGGCCAGCTGCGCACCGCTCGCCGTCCTTGCTTGTGGATGGTGAGTGGAGGAGGGCTGCCCACCACTGGCATGCCGCACGCCCTCGCCTGTGCCACGTCGTGGGCGTGGCGCTGGTGTGATAAGGCAAGCCCAAGGGTAGGATGGAAACCTTGCGAAGCCGTCTGTCTCCAGCCACGTAGTCCATCAGGCTGGTCATTCTCCTGCGGCTGCTCGAAAGAAAAACAGAATCTGGATGGCGCATAAGAGCAAACTGAGTCCGCTCACTTCATCTGCTTCTTACTGGCAGCAGCACCCTACGTCTTCCGTGCCGTAGGGCATCGCCTGCCCTCCGTGAACGTGCAGACTGCTCAGAGATGTTTCTCGCTGGCCTGCCAGGGCATCCAGCTGGGCCTGCAGCCCTAGGGAGGAACTCCAGCCAGGCAGGGCACGgacagctgggggcagaggcaagtcagtggggcaggggagggggctctgtCTCGGGCAGGGTCAGCCAAGCCAGGCAGGCGGTGGTGATGGGGGGCCAAAGGATTCAGTCGGGAGGCATTTGCAGAGGCTGGAGGGCAGGGCGGGTCAGCCAGAGGGAATGGGCAAGGCAGAGCCAGGTGGAATGCCCAGCTACAAAACTCTAGAGGAAAATGCTGCTCAACCTCTGGGGCTGGCAAGGCATGTAGGGGAATGGGGGGACAACCATTGTCCATCCGAGCTTTTTGTAGTGGGCATTGCCCCCCTGGCAACATTAAGCACACTTAGCCTTGTGCAGGCCTGGGGTGGCGGACCACTTCACCTCGTACTTGTCTGGGGCAGAGTTGGCTCGTGGGGGGCATGGCCGGTCTATGGGGGTGTATGTGGCACGGAGGACAGAGGTGGCTGGGTGGACAAGGCAGGTCATGGAAGGGGGTGGGTGGCTGTGACAGAATGGAATTTTTTCATAATATCTTAGATAATATTGTGTGCCTTCTGTTCCACCGGGGTGTAACGTGGGTCACTAGGTGGGGAAGGGTGGTTGGCAAGAGACCCAGGGACGGCTGTACTGCGTCTGCTGGCCTGGTGCCCACGGCATGGGACCCCACAAGACAACAGCCCCTTCCAACTGCCGCGGATATCTGGCACCTACCACTACCAACCCAGAATATTTCCTGAAACAGGATAGGTAGCCACTCTACTGGCAGGCGAGACCAACACGGATCACCACGAAGAAAGACAAGTACCATTGGAGCAAGCAAAGGCACGAAGGTAGGGCGGTAGAGAGGCGGCATCTAGTGCGCGAAATGTTGGGATCCAGCAAAgcagtccaagtacattatagaGGGCTTGCAGGGCACTTGCTGTTTCCAAGGAGGTGCAAAATGACCACTGAGCCAGAGTCTCAGCTCGTAAGGTAGGTCCTGGCTCACCCACATTATGCTGAGAATATACAGCTAGTCTTGCATGAATCCACGGCCATGGGATCTATTCCACCAGGCCGAGGTGATCAGACGTCAGAATCGCGCGCTGAGAGGCAGAGATAGGCTTCCAGGGAAGGCCTCCGCACGTCAGTAGCACTAGTAGAGGtcaggaggagaggggctggCCCCAAGCTGTACTCCCGTCGCTGGCTCGAAGGGTATCACCCCCTATTGACCTCACTGGCTGGAACATGAGTTCCGGAGGCGGACGGAAGAAGAGGTATGAACGCAGATATAAGGAGCCCAGCAGGGAGAGGCCGGGGCCCGGGGCTCGGGGTTACCTCTGCTTGGCGCTGCAGGTGGCCTACCAGTCTACAGCATCTAAATGAAAGCGACgccgcacacacacacgcaacgCAGCCTTAGCGGGCTGCTGCATCCACCCCATGGGCCTGCGTTGCGcattgttcattctctctctcgaCCGCAAGGTAATTCGCTGAATCCTCATTAAAAAACCGCCCTTAAGCATAAGTCGCAGGCGGTTCTATATATATGTAGTTTTTATTATAAAGTGAAAACCTGCTTACCATGAGAGTCTGGACTTGCTGAATACAAATGGCTTATTTCCTCACTCGGAGCTAACACTGGTCAGGGCTGCCATCCTCCCATGCATGCTGAACTACCTTAGCGGCAAGCTTACTTCTACGCGTGTGGATGGGGGGGCAAGGCCTGCGAGAGAGGGGGACGGAGGACCGCCGTCACCCAGGGAGGGTTAGGAGAGATCCAATTTATGAAAATTGTAACTACAAGCTAACTACTCCCGACTCGCCCCTGGATAGGGTTTCACAGCACGAAGCTGAGCCAATAGTGCGCGTAATGTGATTCCAGAGTCCTCTGTCAGGAGGAAAACAAGTCGAGGAGCAGGTGGTCAAACGCGGTGAGCAGGCCGTCGTCTCCTCTTGGTGACCGCTAACCAGCTCCACAGACGAGCCAATGCCAAGACCTCCCCAGCCCACACCACTTCACAAGGGAGGCGCGCGCACAGGCCATCATCCTTCCTCTGTCTAAAATTATTACCTCTGCAAAAGAACACCATGAAAACCATACTTATTATGAAGGTCAGTAGATATGTCAGCGTGGGGCAGCCGCAGGGGGCGCGACAGGCCCAGACAAAGCACAGATCCGAAGTGATATCAGGAGCTTGTATAGTGGTATCGTCCTCATATGCCACCCAAGCCCCTAAACACCTCCCAGACTCCAGTTTTCTAATGGACGACCCACTGCAGGGGAGGCAGTGGCTCCGTCAACCTATACATACAGGGGGCAGCCCCCATCCCAACATCTCAACCGGACATAACACAACCACAACCACCAGCAAGAACCAGAACCACACTCTTCTCTCTCCCGCCGCGCGCACTAACCGTACAGTGTTGCGAACACCCGCCTTCCCCGAGGCTCAAGTATATTTCTTACATCAGAACACCACCACAATATTAAGCAAGCAAATTAAATTCAGTAAGGCAATAGTTACACCCAACACAATACCACGATGCCCGTCCCAACAAGGCACGGACACCTCCTCCCATACTACTATAGAGATACTCCACCCCATAGCACAAGCACACAAGGCGCAATCTCTACGGCAACTTACTAGTCACTCTCTCAACACTGCCCCCAGGATACCAGacgcagctggagcagcccctggcggGGGTGGGTAAAATATCGATAACTGCTGCACATCAAGCCGGAACGGAGACGGTTTGAGCGAGGCTCACTATCTCATCTTCTCTTCGGTCCCTCCACATCATAAAAATTAATGCTCTCAGTTCTTATCTACCCTAGGGCTAGCCTGCGGGGAGAGAGACAAGACCCCCTGGATGCTAACGGCCGATATAGGGAGCGGGAGACAACAACTCTATCATACCCTCTACACCCGACACAAATACAGCTCACAATACACCATGTGGAATCCTATGCAAATCTCTGACTGCCTGTAGTGAAATAACACCACAATTACTATTTACTAAGTTttagcaaaagaaataaaaacttcAGGCCATCAGAAATTCAATTCCAATTCCACATAGAGCAGGTCACAGATATGTGCACTTCGTAACGAGCACACTAAATAGATTTAGTAGACGAACACTGAAGCTGGGGCATATAGTTGCGCAGAAGACACACGCCCCAGCAGTCTAAATGATTCGGGCTCTCTCACGGGGCAGCTCCCATACAACAAGTACCCACAATCAGCCCATCATCAACGACCCTGTGGCTATCTGCTTACGACAGAATAGGGGGTCGTAGAGTGCAGGCTCAGTACTTAGCTTACCAGCATCCCATTGTTTACCTCATGGCGCGCGGCTCAGGGGTTACTAGTCCAGCTAAGCGCGAGCGCACGCTGTACCAAATGAATCCATTTCACTTAATGAGCTTTTAAATTGTTatgtatttcttttattaaaaattaaaaattaaggaAGTGACCATCACATAACCGCTCAACATGTTTTCTGTAATCATTAGCTCTAACAAGCAAAAGCACCTTTTTGGACACATTTCGCAGTCTACAGGGAATTATCAAATAGCAGCATAGCTCTTGATAGCGtcgagctgctgctgcagcgagGCCTTGTGCTGCTCCACCACGTTGCGCAGCGGCACGGTGACGTGCTCCCGGTGCTCGCCCTCTGTGCACTCACGGCACATGGCCGTTTCGCACGACTCGCAGTAGAACTCCATCACCTGGGGGCGAGGAGCGGGCGGTCAGGGACTGCCACTCCCCCGTGGCTGCAGgacccccagccctggctgtccaggtcctgggggagagggagaggcagctggCACCAGCCCAGAAAGCCCCCCTCACTCTGTCACTCAGCTCCCTGAAAACTGGGTTCACCCTGGCCAAGCCCTTTCTCCCAGGGGCACCCACCTCCCCAGGAAGCAAGGgcattctgcccctcccccctgccaggggCACCCACTTCCCCAGGAAACGGGGTCACCCTGGTCCTctccccccccgggactcctgtccAGGCCAGGGGCACCCATCTCCCCAGGAAACGGGGTCACCCTGGTCCTCTCCCCCCTGGGGCTCCTCTCCAGGCCAGAGGCACCCACCTCCCCAGGAAATGGAGTCACCCTGATCCTCTCCCCACCTGGGGCCCCTTTCCAGGCCAAGGGCACCCACCTCCCCAGGAAATGGCGTTACCTGGTACTCTCCCCCCGGGGCTCCTGTCCAGGCCAGGGGCACCCACCTCCCCAGGAAACAGGGTCACCCTGTCCTCTCCCCACCTGGGGCTCTTCTCCAGGCCAGGGGCACCCACCTCCTCAGGAAATAGAGTCACTCTGGTCCTCTTCCCCCCCGGGGCTCCTGTCCAGGCCAGGGGCACCCACCTCCCCAGGAAATGGCGTTACCCTGGTATTCTCCCTCCCCGGGGCTCCTGTTCAGGCCCTACCCCCGGCCAGGGGGCACCCACCTCCCCAGGAAACGGGGTCACCCTGGTCCTCTCCCCCCTGGGGCTCCTGTCCAGGCCTTCCCCCGGCCAGGGGCACCCACCTTGCCCTCGTGGTTGGGGCAGGAGAGCGGCTGGCCAGTGACAGCACTGACGGGGTCCAGCGCGGCGGCGTCCGGGCGGCTGCTGCCCTCGGGGGAGCGCTGCAGCACCTCCATGAGGTTGGTGATGAAGAAGTTGCTCTGCAGCGCGGCTACGCCCTGCTCGGGCAGGATGGAGGTCTGGCGGCACACGGGGCAGGACAGGGTGAGGCTCTGGGGCGGGATATAGttctggagacacctggggcagAGCGGGCAGAACGGGAGGGTCAGGATTCCTAGTGCGGTGGGGAGCCACGGGCTGGGGCGGGCTGCCAGGGAGCCCGGCTGGGCCGGCACCGAACAAGCAGAACCTATGGTGGGGGAGACATCGGGATGGACCAGACAGTcaggcagggagcggggagaTCCGGACAGACAAGTGCAGGCCGGGCAGTGGGCTGCTCCCAGAGGCGAGCCGGCCATGAGCCCTGGGAATGGGGTAGGACAGACGGATGGACAGGTGAGCGGGTGTGGGGCAGCGCAGGTGGGGGGAGACGAGGCAGAAGGAGATAAAGTGAAAATcactgcaggggtgtgtggacgGTCACGCCCTGAGACACCCCAAATGACAGCTCCCCCCAGGCGGCTtctctgccccactccagagtctcTCTCTCATTGCCCCTGGGCCAGTCCAGCCTGGTCACTCTCCCTGGGCAGGAATCTGGGGGAGCAGACCCAGCACGGCAcccggggggggcagagggagccgACCCAGCACAGcacccaggtgggggcagggggagcagaccCAGCACGGcacccaggggggagggggggcagagggagcagacCCAGCACAGCACCCAGgtggggggtgtcataaatagatagctaagagttaatgtttcttttacctgcaaagggaaccaaacacctgaccagaggaccaatcaggaaaccagatttttaaaagaaaaaagggagggaACCTCAGGAGGGGTTTGGCTTGAGTCTgtgtctgtttggtttctttcagCTATGGGAGAACAACTTCtctttctatctccaatcttctttctacccttctactaccaagttgtaagtacaaaggtagcaaagcaataggctgttatatgctttgttttgtatttacatgtgtgtgctgtgctggaaagagagagataggGCGGGGGATGTTGCAGAGGAGGAGGGCTACAGAGGACGGGTGTATGAAGGAGCTCAGAGGCGGAGTGTTGCTAGGTTGTACAGTGAGGGGCAGGCTGTTGCTTGTGGAGCTCAGAGGCGGGGTGTTGCTGGGTTGTACGGGGGGGGGTGTCTGACTCGAGGGGAGGACCAGAGCGCGGGTGTTGCTGGGTTGTCAGCAGGAGGAGGGCGGGTGTTGCTGGGGAGGCTCAGAGGTGGGTGTTGCTGGATTGTACATGGCGGGTGGTTGCTGGGTTCTACAGGGGGTGGGGTGTTGCTGGAGGCTCAGAGGCGGGTGTGCTGGTTGTACAGGGGGTGGCGTGTTTGATTGGGTTGACTCAGAGGCAGGTGTTGATGGGTTGTATCGGGGGGTGTTGATGGGTGACTCAGAGCGGTGTTGCTGTTGTACAGGGGGGCGGGTGTGATGGGTGCTCAGAGGTGGGTGTTACTGGGTTGTACAGGGGGTGGGTGTTGCTGGAGGTGACAGGGGGTGAGTGGTGCTGGGGGACCAGAGGTGCGAGTTTTGTTGGGTTACTGTGGGCAGGTGTGCTGGAGACTCAGAGGTGGCAATTGCTGGGTTGTACAGGGGGCGGGTATTGCTGGAGGCTCAGAGGCGGGTGTTGCTGAGGACTCAAAGGCGGTGTTGCTCGGGTGTAAGGGGGGGTGGGTGTTTTGCCTGGGGTGTACAGGGGGGCGGGTGTATTCTGCGCGCAGGTCTCATGAGGAGGTTGTTGATGGGAGATGTACAGGGGGTGGGGTGTTGCTAGAGCGCGAGAGTCGGTGTTGCTGGGTTGTAGCGGACTGGTGGACCTCATGAAGGGCGTGGTGTCGCTAGGGTTTGTAATCAGGGGTGGTGATGCTAGGGGCAGGATATGCTGCAACGCTCTTATGGGAGAAGGATCTAAGGCGCCCCTAGCCCCCTTCAGCCGCCATGACCTTCTGGCCGCGAGCACTTGAGCAACTAGGAAGAGGAGTGGGCCCCCAGCAAAAGGGCCCAGCAGTGGGGAAGCGGCAGGACAGTCCACTAACATTCACAGTAAACCAGGGGGACCCAGAGCTGCCCCTCTCCATGGGTCGGTCTCCctgctctgggggcccgggcctgGCAGGTCCGCCCACCTGCCAGTCCCTTGGGCAACTGATAGCATGggtggcccagggctcctgcagcctGCCGCCAGCCTCTGGTGGGCTACTTGTGTGGCGGCCTCAGTTGGCACCATCGTCCGCCCTGCAGGTGGCGCCGAAAGTGGCCCGCTATACGGTCTAAGTCCTCAGGCAGCGGGGGCAGGCGCAGGCCGGGcctgcccagggtccctccagctaTCTGATGCCACGTAAGCAGATAGCGGCTGAGCTTGAAACAGTGATTGCCCGGACCAGTGCAGCCACCACCTACTGGTCATGGCCGGTCCCGATGAGCTCGCCAGGCACTGCGGGCCAGTATAGTGGGTCGGCCAAGGGCGTGTTGATGTAGAAACAAGGAAAGCCTGACGCTGGTCGGAAGACCACCGTGCCTAGAGAGAGCGGACCTAGTGACAAACTCTGAGAACTTCGCGCGACCAGTACCGCTGATTTCTTGAACCAAACTGAGCTACTTTATGAACAGCAAGTTCAGCCCATGTCACCAGGACCAGAAAGGGATTCACTCAAGAGGTCTCCGATGGAGAGAACTCAGAGATTGTCTGAAATTCAGAACTACTAGAACTGCTCATCATTTGAAAGGCTGCCCAGGAATCGGTCAACCTTGGCACgcagcccgtcagggaaatcctcTTGTTACGCTGCAGCGTCAGCAgatcactgctcccactggccacggtttttCGCTGCTCTGGCTCAATGGGGGCTCacgaagcagcagcagctgagcgaATGATGGTGCTTGGCCCCGCGAGGTTCGCCACTAGCACACAATGAAACTAGCAGGTATTTCATCCTATGTGGGCCTGGGGCGGCCGAACTGCGCCCGTGTGGAGCTGCGacttggccgaacctgcggacgctggcAGGTAAACAGAACCACCCCGCGGCACACACCAGGCCCCGGATTTCCTgacgggccgcgtgccaaaggttccAGTCCTTTGCTGTAACCTATCGTTAGCACGTTCCAGCTTCTTCGTACCAGGTTATGGAATGGCGTGGGATAGCTAAGGGTGATGCCAGTgagacaatttttaaaagggctcgcGCAGAGCACTGACCCAACAAGTACAGGCCGTGCAGGAAGTGGCTGCCTGACTTCCAAGCTACCATCGGGGGGCAGGGCACTGACGTTGAGGAACTTATCCCATGTGGAGAGAGGAATCAGGctaagtgtgccagacacagagaTGACATAATTTCTTGGAAGGCCGCAGTGAAcattgtttttgtaaagggaaatcaatcTGCTCACCAATCCTTACTAGATATCTCTGGCTCTGAGAgagggatcaacaagcatgtggacaggggGAGTCGTGTCCGCCTACTCTCTAGATTTCAGTGAAAGCCTTTTGACGACCGTGCCCCTCACCAACACGCTCTTGTAAGCAAAATAAAGGGCATCTGCGATGGGATAGGCCAGGGAGAGCGTCCACTCATGGATTGGTAACGGTTAAGGCACCAGGCCGAACCCAAAGTGGAGGAATATGCAATCGTCATAGGTAATGGAGAGGCATGTAATCATGGGGTGTTCCGGCAGCGGTCTTGTACTGAGAACCAGACCTATTCTCGGAACGCCGGATCCTTCATAGAATGATGTGCCTGTGGAAAAGGGTAAAAAGCTCCGtaacaataagaacataagaggcGCCGTACCGGTCAGACCAGACGGTCCACCTCTAGCTCCAAGTAATCTGGCAGTCTACTCATGGACGAGTGGCA
This genomic interval carries:
- the LOC142046152 gene encoding tripartite motif-containing protein 2-like, which gives rise to MEVLQRSPEGSSRPDAAALDPVSAVTGQPLSCPNHEGKVMEFYCESCETAMCRECTEGEHREHVTVPLRNVVEQHKASLQQQLDAIKSYAAI